AAGATAGTTGCCTTAAGGCACTTTTGCTGTTGCAAAAAGCTCCAGCATCTTAGTAACTTCCTTGAAATAATTcttgaaaatgatgtcaaacTAACTTTATGATTAAGGTCAGGTGTCCTACAACCTGGCCTTTTTGCGATGTAAGTCACACGGGAGTATATTGGACTCCCAAGAGGAAAGAGCAGTAGCATATTATTCATGTGCTGCTGGATGTCAACACTGTTACACACATGCTTAACGTTGAAAATCAAGCTCCAGTCTCATAACAAAAATTTAGTTCATAGTAATAGTAAGTATAGGTGAACACATGATTTTGATTAcaataatttggaataaataagcaccattacattttttcaaagacaaacagaattaatttgtagtctttgaaaaaaattgtgagTGCTTGcccaagaaaaatcatgtgattacttacgGGTATTAATAATATTCATGAGAAGATTTCGAGATGACGTTgtgataattaaataaataaaagcaaCACATGTATATCTCCCATTCACTTGAAAATCACGCCATCCAGGgcttgcatttgattggctatatgtgactttctttgatcattgaccaatcataaCGCTTCATTTGTTACATCTCTTTGCActgaattgcattttttttttcactgtgttacttgaaaactgcatttcttttaaccaattagaactgagtaattttttcatgtatattagtGATGAAAAATGATACCACTAAATACAACAGAATTGTGAATAGCACTGTCAGGTGACTGACCTCTTAAGAATTTTAAACTACTGGTTTTTGAAATGAGAGGAGAAGCAAAATTCCTGGGAAGAACCTCTTGAAGCAGAGTAAAGGACCAGAAACAAACTCCACCCTAGGACCATGTAAATCTACGAACCAAAACTCAGTCTATGgtggttaaccctttcaccaacgaggggttccccattggcgagtaaaatcatctggctttagacagagtaaaatctataattgTCAATGGTATTTATGGTATAGCAAAGGTTAAAGGTGGAGTTGTGCTCTGCCTCTGTGCTGTTGGTACTCTTTGCGATAAAAAATTTGCTAATGTATTTGTCACTTTTTGTTCTTGCAGAAGCTGCTGTCGAAAAGGAAGTCAAGTAAATAACgaaattattatattaatttatttgtatgGATCTATTTTTATTTAGTTGATTACTTAATTTTtatgtatttgtttatttgtgtaTTTATTTAGTGTACCACCGTTTGGTTTTTACTGTGAAAATTGAAcaagatctttaaagaaaactaTAATCCCCAAAGTTATGCAATTTTTTAAAAGGCATGATTACAGTCCAGACAAAAACAGTAGTATTTTGTAGGCATTTGTATTAGGTTGGgctaaaaaaaactgtttcaCTTCCCTTCTGCAGTAAACCCCTTCTCAGAAGTACATGTAGAATGTGGatcaaaataaaccaatcacagattaacagcaatgttgtggGTCAAAGGATAATTTTTCATTGAACTTTTCAAAGTAATAAGAACAAGTGTAATCCATGTCATACTGAATGTAAATTTGAGCTTTGGAGTATATTTGATTGTTGTATATTTCAGGAGAGAACGTTCCAGTTCCCGTTCAAGATCACGCTCTCGTTCTGGGGGTAGAAGCAAAAAGAACACGTGATAAGAAAGGGCGCAGGCGCAGTAGGTCCAAGTCCTCTGCGTCCCGCTCGCGATCCCGATCTTTCTCCTCATCAAGGTCACGCAGCCGAGAAAAGCGAAGACGTTCTCGGTCGCGTTCCCCACGTCGTGTGTCTTCCTACAGCAGAAAACGATGGTCACCTTACAGACGCCGTAGGACTCCATCTCCTAGAAGATGGTCTCCGCCCAGACGAAGATCACCCCCTCGCCGAAGGTATTCGTTGAAGTagtgttttaaaaccttttcCGTATATCCTCTCAGATTGCAGAGTGTATTACTTTGAAGCATGTCGTGGTTGTCCCATTTTTCGTTAGTGAAAAGTAGTGCAGAACTTTCATAGTCAGTTCATTGGTCTCCTAGACCACAAAAACTAAAGGGCGTCGCTATTAAAGAAAGAAGGTTTCAGGTTGTCATTTTTCCAAAGAACTTCGGTAGAGTTTCCCTTTGTGTCACTGTGACGCATAGCAACGAAGTCATTGAACTGAAGTTGACGACTTTTTCCCGTTAAGCTACCttaaacaacatcgtcgctctttggaggttgggtgcccggaacatcctggagcttccactattggcagccagctccaagatggagactgcacgatggctggcaaaacctgacaacccagccatgagcccccacgccccgagaagaatgggcacccgtcacactgatacacagtggaaagcagagggtggggagggagagaacaaaaaccgctaaacgctccacacacaatgctcctacttcccgccacactgataaataagcgatacagccaaagcacgaggtattccacgcatgcgcCAGTATACTACAACCACTGAGCAAttggctgcagtcgctcctagttttttacttggttaaacttcgtttaacctcataAAATCTCTATTCATTGCAGGTCTCGCTCTCGTTCTCCACGACGAAAGGCACCCCGTTCACCTTCTCCTCGCAAACGGTCACGCACGGAGTCAGCTTCGTCACACTCACGGTCACGCTCCGCTAGCTTTAGTTCACGTTCATCACGCTCCCGCTCAGGTTCTGTTGAAAAGGAGAAGAAagataaaggaaaagaaaaggaaattgaaaaaggaaaggagaaaGATAAAGAGGAGGAAAAGGATAAGGAAATAGTGACAGAAAAAGAACAATCTACTAGTCTTGAGAAAAGTAAAGAAGCAGAGTCGTCCCCAGTCCCCCCTCCAACACACCACCGCTCGTCTTACAAAAAGCAGGAGCAAGAGCAATCACCAGTCAAACAACCTTCGCCTTCGTCCTCCTCGGCCTCTCCCTCGCCTCCGCCGCCCCCAGTGAAGGAAGAGAAGGAAGAAAAGGAGGAAAAAGAGAGGTCGCCACCTGTCCCGAAATCAAAGAAGACAACTAATCGCCGCTATCGGAAGCATTCTCCATCGCCATCTTCCTCATAGGGTGAGTGGTCGCCCGAGAGAAAGAAAACCGATTCCTCTAAAGATCACAGAAGGGAAAGAGAACGAAGTGGATCCCCACAAGAGAGGAGAAGAAAACGGAGGGATTCTTCACCCTCTCCTAGAAGAAAGCGTCGGAATTCGTCCCACCTCACCGAGAAGAAAGCGAAGGGACGTTTTCGCGttcaccaccaccaccaccaccaccaccgaGGCGGAAGCCAAGGGAGTATTCGCGGTCGCCATCACCCCCTCGACGAAGATATCAAGAGGCGCGTTCACCTCCTAGAAGGAGAAGAAAATCAGATTATTCCCCGTCACCCCCTCCCAGGGAAAGACGCCGACGCCCAGACCCTTCACCATCTCGCAGCAGGGATAGACGAAAGGAAGCAACTCCACCAGCGCGCAGGCGCCACCGATCCAGCTCTTCGCCTCCTGTTACTCGTAGAGTAGATTCGTCACCACCTATGGGTCGTCGTGGTGGCGATGGGTTAAGGTCGGAAGAAAAAGTCTCTAAAGAGCGCCGCCGATCACCCGAGAAAGTAGCTGGAAGGAGACGGAAGCCCTCTGATCGATCACAGTCTCGATCATCATCTGGCTCACGGGAGCCTCCGCAGAAACCCCAGGAGGACACGGAGCCTGCGAAGAAGACCAAATCACGTCAAGCCAGACAATCAGCGTCTTCATCCGCATCCCCCGAGCCAACGTCTGCCAAAAAGAAATCACGCGAGACTCGGGAATCTCCTCGCAGAAGCCTCTCCAAGGAGGGTGTCCACAGGGAAGGAGAAGGAAAGAAGCGATCAAGGTCGTCATCACCGGTGGCGACCTCACGCGACCGCAAACGCGTGGAACGTAAATCGGCTCCTTGTCGCCCGAGAGGTAAGAACATCTTCTTCCCTTGGAAGACGGGGACTTCGCATTTATGAAATGAGGACTTTCGTTTCGCACTCGTTAGAATTCTCTCACAAAACGGTTGATTAGGTGGACGAAAACCTCGATTTATTGGATAAATCTCGCACAAAATATAAGAAAGTCTTAACTTTCCTgtagcaaaacatttttttagttttcatcAAAGTTGCCCACAGTGAATCTTGATTGGGATTCTTGGCTCTCACGTGCctccattttgattttttgatattTAGTATTTagatttttttgtgtaaaaGTACTATGATGTTCTTCATGGGAGTATGATAAACTTTGTTTACCCTCGCTACTCGAAATCAACGTAAGCTGGTTCCACCAGGGCGTGAAAGAGACCTATATGTTATCACACAAGCGAAGACGCGAAGACGTGTACACGTCAGTAGGGTCAAGTTCTTGCGGTTTAAATGGNNNNNNNNNNNNNNNNNNNNNNNNNNNNNNNNNNNNNNNNNNNNNNNNNNNNNNNNNNNNNNNNNNNNNNNNNNNNNNNNNNNNNNNNNNNNNNNNNNNNNNNNNNNNNNNNNNNNNNNNNNNNNNNNNNNNNNNNNNNNNNNNNNNNNNNNNNNNNNNNNNNNNNNNNNNNNNNNNNNNNNNNNNNNNNNNNNNNNNNNNNNNNNNNNNNNNNNNNNNNNNNNNNNNNNNNNNNNNNNNNNNNNNNNNNNNNNNNNNNNNNNNNNNNNNNNNNNNNNNNNNNNNNNNNNNNNNNNNNNNNNNNNNNNNNNNNNNNNNNNNNNNNNNNNNNNNNNNNNNNNNNNNNNNNNNNNNNNNNNNNNNNNNNNNNNNNNNNNNNNNNNNNNNNNNNNNNNNNNNNNNNNNNNNNNNNNNNNNNNNNNNNNNNNNNNNNNNNNNNNNNNNNNNNNNNNNNNNNNNNNNNNNNNNNNNNNNNNNNNNNNNNNNNNNNNNNNNNNNNNNNNNNNNNNNNNNNNNNNNNNNNNNNNNNNNNNNNNNNNNNNNNNNNNNNNNNNNNNNNNNNNNNNNNNNNNNNNNNNNNNNNNNNNNNNNNNNNNNNNNNNNNNNNNNNNNNNNNNNNNNNNNNNNNNNNNNNNNNNNNNNNNNNNNNNNNNNNNNNNNNNNNNNNNNNNNNNNNNNNNNNNNNNNNNNNNNNNNNNNNNNNNNNNNNNNNNNNNNNNNNNNNNNNNNNNNNNNNNNNNNNNNNNNNNNNNNNNNNNNNNNNNNNNNNNNNNNNNNNNNNNNNNNNNNNNNNNNNNNNNNNNNNNNNNNNNNNNNNNNNNNNNNNNNNNNNNNNNNNNNNNNNNNNNNNNNNNNNNNNNNNNNNNNNNNNNNNNNNNNNNNNNNNNNNNNNNNNNNNNNNNNNNNNNNNNNNNNNNNNNNNNNNNNNNNNNNNNNNNNNNNNNNNNNNNNNNNNNNNNNNNNNNNNNNNNNNNNNNNNNNNNNNNNNNNNNNNNNNNNNNNNNNNNNNNNNNNNNNNNNNNNNNNNNNNNNNNNNNNNNNNNNNNNNNNNNNNNNNNNNNNNNNNNNNNNNNNNNNNNNNNNNNNNNNNNNNNNNNNNNNNNNNNNNNNNNNNNNNNNNNNNNNNNNNNNNNNNNNNNNNNNNNNNNNNNNNNNNNNNNNNNNNNNNNNNNNNNNNNNNNNNNNNNNNNNNNNNNNNNNNNNNNNNNNNNNNNNNNNNNNNNNNNNNNNNNNNNNNNNNNNNNNNNNNNNNNNNNNNNNNNNNNNNNNNNNNNNNNNNNNNNNNNNNNNNNNNNNNNNNNNNNNNNNNNNNNNNNNNNNNNNNNNNNNNNNNNNNNNNNNNNNNNNNNNNNNNNNNNNNNNNNNNNNNNNNNNNNNNNNNNNNNNNNNNNNNNNNNNNNNNNNNNNNNNNNNNNNNNNNNNNNNNNNNNNNNNNNNNNNNNNNNNNNNNNNNNNNNNNNNNNNNNNNNNNNNNNNNNNNNNNNNNNNNNNNNNNNNNNNNNNNNNNNNNNNNNNNNNNNNNNNNNNNNNNNNNNNNNNNNNNNNNNNNNNNNNNNNNNNNNNNNNNNNNNNNNNNNNNNNNNNNNNNNNNNNNNNNNNNNNNNNNNNNNNNNNNNNNNNNNNNNNNNNNNNNNNNNNNNNNNNNNNNNNNNNNNNNNNNNNNNNNNNNNNNNNNNNNNNNNNNNNNNNNNNNNNNNNNNNNNNNNNNNNNNNNNNNNNNNNNNNNNNNNNNNNNNNNNNNNNNNNNNNNNNNNNNNNNNNNNNNNNNNNNNNNNNNNNNNNNNNNNNNNNNNNNNNNNNNNNNNNNNNNNNNNNNNNNNNNNNNNNNNNNNNNNNNNNNNNNNNNNNNNNNNNNNNNNNNNNNNNNNNNNNNNNNNNNNNNNNNNNNNNNNNNNNNNNNNNNNNNNNNNNNNNNNNNNNNNNNNNNNNNNNNNNNNNNNNNNNNNNNNNNNNNNNNNNNNNNNNNNNNNNNNNNNNNNNNNNNNNNNNNNNNNNNNNNNNNNNNNNNNNNNNNNNNNNNNNNNNNNNNNNNNNNNNNNNNNNNNNNNNNNNNNNNNNNNNNNNNNNNNNNNNNNNNNNNNNNNNNNNNNNNNNNNNNNNNNNNNNNNNNNNNNNNNNNNNNNNNNNNNNNNNNNNNNNNNNNNNNNNNNNNNNNNNNNNNNNNNNNNNNNNNNNNNNNNNNNNNNNNNNNNNNNNNNNNNNNNNNNNNNNNNNNNNNNNNNNNNNNNNNNNNNNNNNNNNNNNNNNNNNNNNNNNNNNNNNNNNNNNNNNNNNNNNNNNNNNNNNNNNNNNNNNNNNNNNNNNNNNNNNNNNNNNNNNNNNNNNNNNNNNNNNNNNNNNNNNNNNNNNNNNNNNNNNNNNNNNNNNNNNNNNNNNN
Above is a window of Montipora capricornis isolate CH-2021 chromosome 6, ASM3666992v2, whole genome shotgun sequence DNA encoding:
- the LOC138054185 gene encoding serine/arginine repetitive matrix protein 1-like, whose translation is MLLLPATLINKRYSQSTRSRSRSPRRKAPRSPSPRKRSRTESASSHSRSRSASFSSRSSRSRSGSVEKEKKDKGKEKEIEKGKEKDKEEEKDKEIVTEKEQSTSLEKSKEAESSPVPPPTHHRSSYKKQEQEQSPVKQPSPSSSSASPSPPPPPVKEEKEEKEEKERSPPKKASEFVPPHREESEGTFSRSPPPPPPPPRRKPREYSRSPSPPRRRYQEARSPPRRRRKSDYSPSPPPRERRRRPDPSPSRSRDRRKEATPPARRRHRSSSSPPVTRRVDSSPPMGRRGGDGLRSEEKVSKERRRSPEKVAGRRRKPSDRSQSRSSSGSREPPQKPQEDTEPAKKTKSRQARQSASSSASPEPTSAKKKSRETRESPRRSLSKEGVHREGEGKKRSRSSSPVATSRDRKRVERKSAPCRPRGKNIFFPWKTGTSHL